CAGTGCTTGAGCCCCGGAGGATTGACGATCGCGGCATCGGCATGGGGCGCCAGCGTCGCCTCGAGCGCGGTCGTGCCGGTTTTCGGCACCGCCAGCAGAACGAGCCGCGCCTTCCAGAACACCAGCATCGCGAGCCTCCGCGCCGCCTTCGCGGCCATTAAGCGCATCTTAAGCAAAGACGCGGATCATCGAACCACCACGGCGGGGCTTGATTGTGTTCCGCATCTGTTCCATATCAAGCGCAAGGAACAGGACGTGAACGGAAACCGAGATTGCCGCCTCTGCGGCAGCGTGCAACAAGGGCCGATACCATGGCAACGGCGAACCTACTCGACATGACCGACAAACGCGGCGGCGACAAGCAGAAGGCGCTGGATTCGGCGCTGGCACAGATCGAACGGCAGTTCGGCAAGGGCTCCATCATGAAGCTCGGCGGCGACAACGTGCTGCATGACATCGAGGCGACCTCGACCGGATCGCTGGGCCTCGACATCGCGCTCGGGATCGGCGGCCTGCCGAAGGGCCGCGTGATCGAGATCTACGGCCCTGAAAGCTCGGGCAAGACGACCCTGACGCTCCACGCGATCGCCGAGGAGCAAAAGAAAGGCGGTGTCTGCGCCTTCGTCGACGCCGAGCACGCGCTCGACCCGCAATACGCGCGCAAGCTGGGCGTCGATCTGGACGAGCTTCTGATCTCGCAGCCCGACACGGGCGAGCAGGCGCTGGAAATCGTCGATACGCTGGTGCGCTCGGGCGCGGTCAGCATGGTGGTGGTCGACTCGGTCGCGGCCCTGACGCCGAAATCCGAGCTCGAAGGCGACATGGGCGACAGCTCGGTCGGCGTGCATGCCCGCCTGATGAGCCAGGCGATGCGCAAGCTGACCGGCTCCATCAACCGCTCGGGTTGC
This portion of the uncultured Jannaschia sp. genome encodes:
- the recA gene encoding recombinase RecA; its protein translation is MATANLLDMTDKRGGDKQKALDSALAQIERQFGKGSIMKLGGDNVLHDIEATSTGSLGLDIALGIGGLPKGRVIEIYGPESSGKTTLTLHAIAEEQKKGGVCAFVDAEHALDPQYARKLGVDLDELLISQPDTGEQALEIVDTLVRSGAVSMVVVDSVAALTPKSELEGDMGDSSVGVHARLMSQAMRKLTGSINRSGCMVIFINQIRMKIGVMFGSPETTTGGNALKFYSSVRLDIRRIGSIKDRDEVVGNQTKVKIVKNKVAPPFKVVEFDIMFGEGISKTGELLDLGVKAGVVDKSGAWFSYGDERIGQGRENSKQFLKDNPAVAEEIEDKIRAAHGLDFQMAKSDHDEVLDDD